The Vibrio kanaloae genome has a window encoding:
- a CDS encoding BufA1 family periplasmic bufferin-type metallophore, translated as MKSSNLAVTAAITSVLAFGGAVLTSAPAEAAAKEKCYGVAKAGQNDCATKTSSCAGTAKEDNQSDAFVVVPKGLCGKLSGGSTQPS; from the coding sequence ATGAAAAGTTCTAATCTTGCTGTTACAGCTGCCATCACAAGTGTACTCGCGTTCGGCGGTGCCGTTCTTACATCAGCACCTGCGGAAGCAGCAGCAAAAGAAAAATGCTACGGCGTGGCAAAAGCTGGCCAAAATGATTGTGCAACCAAAACAAGTTCGTGTGCAGGTACAGCAAAAGAAGACAACCAATCCGATGCATTCGTAGTCGTTCCTAAAGGACTGTGTGGCAAATTATCGGGTGGTAGTACTCAACCATCATAA
- the uvrD gene encoding DNA helicase II gives MIDPSLLLDGLNDKQREAVAAPLENLLILAGAGSGKTRVLVHRIAWLQSVEQASPFSIMSVTFTNKAAAEMRGRIEELMMGSSSGMWNGTFHGICHRILRAHYLDAKLPEDFQIIDSDDQVRLLRRLIKAQNLDEKQWPAKQASWWINGKKDEGLRPNHIDAYHDPITQTWLKIYSAYQEACDRAGLVDFAEILLRSHELLRDKKHIREHYQARFKHILVDEFQDTNNIQYAWLRMMAGPDCRVMIVGDDDQSIYGWRGAKIENIQKFLDEFPGASTVRLEQNYRSTKTILQASNELISNNTERMGKELWTDGNDGEPISVYSAYNELDEARFTVSKIKEWQEKGGALEDTAMLYRNNAQSRVLEEALIQGGLPYRIYGGMRFFERQEIRDALSYMRLMSNRSNDAAFERVVNTPTRGLGDKTLETIRLAARDRGATMWEASVALIEEQVLPGRAAGALSRFIELINALEDDTLELSLHEQTDHVIKSSGLFAMYEQEKGEKSKARIENLEELVTATRQFEKPEEADEMSMLTAFLTHAALEAGEGQADEFDDAVQLMTLHSAKGLEFPMVFMVGVEEGMFPSQMSAEEAGRLEEERRLCYVGMTRAMEKLYITYAEMRRLYGQDKYHKPSRFIRELPETCLDEVRMKAQVSRPASSGRFSQTAVKENFNETGFSLGSRVKHPKFGEGTIINFEGSGSQSRVQVAFNGEGIKWLVTAYARLEQL, from the coding sequence ATGATAGATCCTTCGCTTTTACTCGATGGCCTAAACGACAAACAACGTGAGGCGGTCGCAGCACCTTTAGAAAATCTACTTATTCTGGCAGGTGCTGGTAGTGGTAAAACGCGAGTGTTGGTGCATCGTATCGCTTGGCTGCAAAGCGTAGAGCAAGCTTCACCGTTTTCTATCATGTCAGTAACCTTCACCAACAAAGCGGCAGCAGAGATGCGTGGCCGTATTGAAGAGTTGATGATGGGTAGTTCGTCAGGCATGTGGAACGGCACCTTCCACGGTATTTGCCACCGCATCCTTCGTGCTCACTACTTAGATGCAAAGCTGCCAGAAGATTTCCAAATCATTGATTCTGATGATCAGGTTCGTTTGCTACGCCGCTTAATCAAAGCGCAAAACCTTGATGAAAAGCAGTGGCCTGCTAAGCAAGCTTCTTGGTGGATTAATGGCAAGAAAGACGAGGGATTACGCCCAAATCACATCGACGCCTACCATGATCCAATCACTCAAACGTGGTTAAAAATTTACTCTGCTTACCAAGAAGCATGTGATCGTGCTGGTCTGGTCGACTTTGCGGAAATCTTGTTGAGATCGCATGAACTATTACGCGATAAGAAGCACATCCGAGAGCACTATCAAGCTCGCTTCAAGCACATTCTTGTCGACGAATTTCAAGATACCAACAACATCCAGTACGCCTGGCTGCGCATGATGGCTGGCCCTGATTGTCGCGTGATGATCGTAGGCGATGATGACCAATCTATCTATGGCTGGCGTGGTGCGAAGATCGAAAATATTCAGAAGTTCTTGGATGAATTCCCAGGAGCTTCAACGGTTCGACTCGAACAAAACTACCGTTCAACCAAAACCATTCTGCAGGCGTCGAACGAGCTTATCTCGAACAACACCGAACGTATGGGTAAAGAGCTTTGGACGGATGGTAATGATGGTGAGCCTATCTCTGTGTACTCGGCTTACAACGAGCTAGATGAAGCGCGTTTCACGGTTAGCAAAATCAAAGAGTGGCAGGAGAAAGGCGGCGCGCTAGAAGATACCGCAATGCTTTATCGTAATAACGCACAATCGCGTGTTCTTGAAGAAGCTTTGATCCAAGGTGGTCTACCTTACCGAATCTACGGCGGCATGCGATTCTTCGAGCGTCAAGAAATCAGAGACGCCTTGAGCTACATGCGCTTAATGAGCAACCGCAGTAATGATGCGGCGTTTGAACGTGTGGTTAATACGCCAACGCGTGGCTTGGGCGATAAAACGTTAGAAACGATTCGTCTTGCTGCTCGTGATCGTGGTGCAACCATGTGGGAAGCGAGTGTTGCTTTGATAGAAGAGCAAGTGCTACCCGGTCGTGCTGCGGGTGCATTAAGTCGCTTTATTGAGCTGATTAATGCGCTTGAAGATGACACGCTAGAACTTAGCCTGCATGAACAAACCGACCACGTGATTAAATCGTCGGGCCTATTTGCGATGTACGAGCAAGAGAAGGGTGAGAAGTCTAAGGCTCGTATTGAGAACTTGGAAGAATTGGTAACGGCAACGCGCCAGTTTGAAAAGCCAGAAGAAGCGGATGAGATGAGTATGCTGACGGCGTTCTTAACTCATGCGGCTTTGGAAGCGGGTGAAGGTCAGGCTGATGAGTTTGATGATGCGGTTCAGCTCATGACTCTGCACAGTGCTAAAGGCCTAGAGTTCCCAATGGTATTCATGGTAGGTGTCGAAGAAGGCATGTTCCCAAGCCAGATGTCAGCGGAAGAAGCAGGGCGTTTGGAAGAAGAACGTCGCCTCTGCTATGTAGGCATGACCCGTGCGATGGAGAAGCTCTACATCACTTACGCTGAGATGCGTCGTTTGTACGGTCAGGATAAGTACCACAAACCATCTCGCTTTATTCGTGAGCTGCCTGAGACCTGTCTGGATGAAGTGCGTATGAAAGCGCAAGTGAGCCGTCCTGCAAGCAGCGGTCGCTTTAGCCAAACTGCCGTGAAAGAGAATTTCAACGAAACAGGCTTTAGCTTGGGCTCTCGCGTGAAGCACCCTAAGTTTGGTGAAGGTACCATCATTAACTTCGAGGGAAGTGGCTCGCAAAGCCGAGTTCAAGTCGCGTTTAATGGTGAAGGCATCAAGTGGTTGGTGACGGCTTACGCTCGTTTAGAGCAGCTTTAA
- the tpx gene encoding thiol peroxidase: MSHVTFKGAAVPLTGTFPQTGEKAPSFALTAGDLSELTLASLEGKKVVLNIFPSIDTATCATSVRTFNAKAAELENTVVVCISADLPFAAGRFCELEGIEGVQHASTFRSPAFASDYGVAIAEGPLSGLTTRAVVVVDEKGVVTHSELVAEITEEPNYEAALAAL, from the coding sequence ATGTCACACGTTACCTTCAAAGGTGCAGCTGTTCCCCTAACAGGCACATTCCCACAAACAGGCGAAAAGGCACCAAGCTTTGCACTGACTGCGGGCGATCTTTCTGAACTGACTCTTGCTTCTCTTGAAGGCAAGAAAGTGGTTCTAAACATCTTCCCAAGCATCGACACAGCAACTTGTGCGACGAGCGTACGTACGTTCAACGCAAAAGCAGCGGAGCTTGAGAACACGGTTGTGGTTTGTATTTCTGCTGACCTACCGTTTGCTGCGGGTCGCTTCTGCGAACTAGAAGGCATTGAAGGCGTTCAACACGCTTCGACTTTCCGCTCGCCTGCGTTCGCATCAGACTACGGCGTAGCAATTGCTGAAGGCCCACTATCAGGCCTAACAACACGTGCCGTTGTCGTTGTTGATGAAAAAGGTGTGGTAACACACAGCGAGTTGGTTGCCGAGATCACTGAAGAACCAAACTACGAAGCGGCACTTGCAGCACTGTAA